A stretch of the Opitutaceae bacterium genome encodes the following:
- a CDS encoding response regulator transcription factor, producing the protein MKRVVIIEDQRAICDMLAELVQITGGFEVIGTFFDGETGIEAVIEKKPDVVILDLVLPGMNGVEVLHRIAEECPTVKTLVFSGQGSPRNVKEVLAAGADGYVVKTDGFEEFRTGLETIMAGGTYLGPKANVAMRQYLSGGADQGQKALSSREIQVLQQVVDGKTSREIAEELSLSVRTVDSHRANIMQKLAIRDVPGLTKYAIQNGLI; encoded by the coding sequence ATGAAGCGCGTCGTCATTATCGAAGATCAGCGTGCCATCTGCGACATGCTTGCCGAACTCGTCCAGATCACGGGCGGGTTCGAAGTCATTGGCACCTTTTTCGACGGAGAAACCGGCATCGAGGCCGTCATCGAGAAGAAACCCGATGTAGTCATCCTTGATCTGGTGCTTCCCGGCATGAACGGCGTCGAAGTGCTTCATCGAATTGCCGAGGAATGTCCGACCGTCAAGACGCTGGTCTTTTCCGGGCAGGGCTCTCCCCGCAATGTCAAGGAGGTGCTCGCCGCCGGGGCGGACGGGTATGTGGTCAAGACCGACGGCTTCGAAGAATTCCGAACCGGTCTGGAAACGATCATGGCGGGCGGCACCTATCTGGGTCCCAAGGCCAACGTCGCCATGCGACAGTACCTTTCCGGTGGCGCCGACCAGGGGCAGAAAGCGCTCTCATCGCGGGAAATCCAGGTCCTCCAGCAGGTGGTGGACGGCAAGACCAGTCGGGAGATTGCGGAAGAGCTCAGCCTGAGTGTGCGCACGGTCGACAGCCACCGGGCCAATATCATGCAGAAGCTCGCGATCCGCGATGTCCCGGGCCTGACCAAGTACGCGATCCAGAACGGGTTGATCTAG